Within Gracilinanus agilis isolate LMUSP501 unplaced genomic scaffold, AgileGrace unplaced_scaffold4610, whole genome shotgun sequence, the genomic segment tatatatatatgtatgtatcttgaGGATTTGTAATTTCTAAAAAGGTGGTGTGATCCCTAATAGGAAAATGTTTGACAATTCCATGTATGGGCCTGCTCTCTCTATACTCATTTTGAGATAAGTGATTTAACTTTCAGCTTTGTATCTCAAGGGTGACTGTCGGGGCTGAGAAGCAATTGGTACCAGTGAAGGGGCCCATACCCTCTGAGttgaaagaaatggaatttaaCACTGGTTTAGTCACTGACTCCTGGAGTAACTttgtttaagtcatttaaccccctctGCACCTTAATTTTATTGTCTATAATATGTGGAATAATAATTATACTACTCACAAGAGGATGAAGTGATATAATTGAGGTAGAGTGATTTGCAAACTGCACAACCCAGTACATGTCACCTAATTGTTAGCATTGTCATTCTTCAAAGGATTTAATCTCTTTCAGTATCTCAAAGGATATGCTGATGGCAGTTTTAGAAAGCACGAAGAGGTAAACAGTCTGACATTTGAAAGTGTTAAATGGCATCCTAAGCTAATTCTCTTCCTTCTGACAAGGTGGACACTACCCAGAGATTCCataggagttttcattttcataatccCATGAATTTACTACTTCCAACTACAATCTTGTTTAAAGCtttgattacatttttaatacttttccagagtggtgatggataggtatttttttttcacactttccatttttgttttctggCTAGCATTAGGAAAGCACAAGGTAAAAGCTTATTAGTGATCATTCAGCTTTGCTGTTGACTGAAACTCCCAGGCTTtggtaaaggaaataaaattctcttttctcttggcGATATAGGGTTGGATGTGTCCTGAACCCGCATCAGAAAGGGAAGACTTGGTATATTTTGAGCATAAGTCAGTTACTAAATTGTGCAAGGAGCATGATGGAGAGTGTCCTAGAGGAGAAGAAAGCAGTGCCAGTCCTCTAGAACGGAAGAGTGACAACCCTCTAGATATAGCTGTAACCAGGCTGGCTGAGTTGGAGCGGAACATAGAGCGAAGGTATCTGAAGAGCCCCTTAAGTACCACCATTCAGATCAAACTGGATAATGTGGGCACAGTTACTGTCCCTGCTCCTGCACCATCCATTAGTGGTGATGGTGACGGGTAGGTTATTGAGATTAACTTGACAAATTATTGTGCTTCTTTGCTAATTGGAGCCTATTTTCTATTGCCTGTTATCTATGTATCTTCTTGTATGTCTGTGATCCATATGGATCATGCTATTCTGCATGATgctttgtaaagatattttttttgttctgtttgttgATTATCCTGCAAAGTGATCTTCCATTGACCTGGTTGTGACTAAGCTTTGAGGCACGTAGCCACAGTCTGTGCACTACATCCAATTTAGTTGCTTAAACCTTATACTTATTGGCTGTATACGTGTTTTTGTCATTGCTTGGCTTTCAGTGTGATGATGATTGTTTCACATTCAGAACCCCATAAATATGGATATGACCTACTGAATTTCTCTATATTTCAATGCAGAATTGAAGAGGAGATTGCTCCAGGGCTCAGGGTATGGAGAAGGGCATTATCAGAAGCTCGCAGTGCTGCACAGGTAGCTCTGTGCATTCAGCAGTTACAGAAATCAATAGCATGGGAAAAATCAATTATGAAAGTTGTAAGTGTTTTTACTTAAGAAATACTATAACTAATTTTACTTTgtcccatttttaaattttcagctCTCTTAGCTTAATCATGAATTACTTATTATTGTCTAAATGTTATATATGTTGTACTTGAAAGTTTTACATCATTTGTAAAAGCACCTATTCTCTCCAAAGATGTATTTCTGGTGGTCTTGATGAAACCCACCAAgcaatatctattttttttcctgttatagAATGGTTATGTACATATAGTctccttttttattgtttagaaaaTATCTAATTATAACATATGACATTTTCTTATAGATAGTAATTGTTGACTGGCATATTTTAGAGGTGCCTCACCTTTTAAAGGTGAGAGAGAAGATAAGATGTATGGAATATACTTCTACAGTCTTCAAGATTTTCATTATGTCCAGCTCATGTCCACATCCTCTCTTgttctgtatttcttttctttgctttttcactATGAGAAATTAAGTGGCTGCTTTTAACTTCTACCAAAATGTAGATATTTCTCAACGTAGCCTGCACTGCATGTGCTTTAATTACattatactcatttttaacaTCTACTAGTCTACCAAGTCTTAGGGCAGCATCCTTTAGACCAATCTTTgtatgttatagatgaggaagtagagaagagaaaaatgatttgtctgtcacacagatagcaagtagCAGagtctggattcaaacccagaacttcTTGTAGGAAATTCAGCACCTTTCCCCATTGTACCATAAGTAAGAATTTAGCATTAgggcagcagctaggtgactgAATGGATTTGGTTCAGATGGGAAgttctacattcaaatctggcctcaaacacgtcctagttgtgtgaccctgggcaagtcacttctagtcccattgccttgcccttatcattcttctgccttagaaccaatacacaactaattctaagatggaaggtaaggatctaaaaaaattttagctTTAACCTTGAGACATTCAGTCTCAGAtaccttactagctgtgtgatattaggcaagtcatttaatctctgtttgcctcagtttcttcatctataaaatagagataataacaacCCTTACTGACAGGTTAGGGTAGACAGGAAGATATCTTCCCACCTTAGGAAACTGGATGGTATAGTAAAAAATGATGGTTTTGGAGTCAGCCCATGTTCAAATACTGTGACCCTCCATGGCACCTTGTCAAGTCATTAACTTTTCAGAATCTCAGCTTCTTCAAGCAGATGTCTGTCCATGAAATTCCCCTAAAACCTCTAGTGGCTCCCTGTTCCCTTTAAACATATTACAGACTCAGCCTGCCATTTACAGTCCCTCACCACCTGGCTCTAACCTTCTTTGCCTTCCCAACTTATTTCACATCCCTTTCACCAAATCAAATACTTTTAACTTGCTACTCCATCATTCTGACCTTGCACCTCCTGCCTTTGTGCCTTTGCTCAAATTCTCCTCTTTCCACAAGCTGGAATCCATATTTTCTTTCAAGGTTCTACCTGCAAGTTGCCGGCCCTTCTCTGAAACTAATTCTCATCCTTATAGTTCTTTGACATTCTCTGTGTCAGTGGAGATTCACTTCCCTGTGTTCTTTTGACTGTTCACGTGTTAAGAGGTAGCATGATATGGTGGATAGTCAGCCTCAAGGCACATCTGATActttcagtgaaatcacaggtcactATTCCTATTCCTAACTATTGTTATCTTTTAGCATAATGTTAACAGATTTTAGAAATGGACTTTTAGAATtacatctttgtatccccagaaaaTTACATagttccttaataaatgtttggtgaattgaGGGAGTTTCGTTAGATGATCTCCAAGCTCCCTTTGAAATACATAATCTTTAATTATCCAGTGAGTAAAGAAGCCCTTGGTGACCAATGAAACATCTctattatagatttttaaagctttttgacTCTTTTATAGTTTGTTTGAAGGCCTAATAACCAGACGGTGTtcctaaatacatttttttaaactcttactgtgTTTTTGCTCCAAACCAGAAgggtggtatgggctaggcagggagggttaagtgacttaaccagggtcatctgaggccagatttgaacccgggacttcCTATTTCTAGGCTTGACCCTCGATCCACTCAAATACCTAGCAGTCCCCCATgtacattttaacattttataatgCATCTGCCATAAttaatttttcagaaatatttgctTAATGTGTATTCTTGCTGCTCCTTATGAAAGTTGTCCTTGGAAAAGTCATGCAGCAGCTGAAGCCTTTTTCCTTTGGCATATAAGAGTTTTCAAACAGACTGTCAAGTCTCTTCTGGGactaaagaaaacaataataacta encodes:
- the LOC123255417 gene encoding bromodomain adjacent to zinc finger domain protein 2B-like; amino-acid sequence: MCPEPASEREDLVYFEHKSVTKLCKEHDGECPRGEESSASPLERKSDNPLDIAVTRLAELERNIERRYLKSPLSTTIQIKLDNVGTVTVPAPAPSISGDGDGIEEEIAPGLRVWRRALSEARSAAQVALCIQQLQKSIAWEKSIMKVYCQICRKGDNEELLLLCDGCDKGCHTYCHRPKITTIPDGDWFCPACIAK